DNA from Halobaculum sp. XH14:
GTCGAACGATCGCCTACCTCGGGGGGCTCGCGGTGGTCATCGTGATTTACACCGTCGCCTACCACGAGGGGATGCGGATCTACGAGGGCGAACGGCAGATGTTCGCCCACTCGCTCCAGGTCGTCGTCGAGACGTTCACGACGACGGGGTTCGGCTCGGACGCGCCGTGGGACACGACCGAGATGAACCTGCTCGTCGTGGCGATGGACCTCACCGGGGTGCTGCTCATCTTCATGGCGCTGCCGGCGTTCGTGTTCCCGCTGTTCGAGGAGACGCTCTCGACGACGCCGCCATCCTCCATCGAGGACGTCTCCGACCACGTCGTCGTCTGTGCACACACCGCCCGCGGGCGCGTCCTCCGGAACGAACTCGTCGCGTTCGACGTCCCGTACGTGTTCGTCGTCGCCGACGAGAACGAGGCGAGCGACCTCCACGACGACGGCGAGCCGGTCGTCCACGGCGACCCCGAGCAGGTGGAGACGCTTCGGGCGGCCGGGGTGGACGAGGCCGCCGCGCTCGTCGCCGACGCCGACGACGAGACGAACGCGAGCATCGTGCTCTCGGCCCGCGAGGTGTCCGAGGACCTCCAGGTCCTCAGCCTCGTGGAGGACGAGGACGTGGCAGACTACCACCGCTACGCCGGAGCCGACGAGGTCGTCTCCCCGCGCCGCGCGCTCGGTCGGAGCCTCGGCGCGAAAGCGACCCAGACGGTCTCGGACGAACTCGGCGAGGCGATCGAGATCGGCGAGGAGTTCGAGATGGCCGAACTGCTGGTCCACCGCGACAGCCCGCTGGCCGGCAAGACGGTCACGGAGTCACGGATCGGCGAGCGAACGGGCGCGAACATCGTCGGCGCGTGGGTGCGCGGCGAGTTCGAGTCGCCGCCGGCCCCGGACCGCGTCCTCGACGAGCACACGGTCATCCTCGTCGCCGGGCGCAACGAGCAACTGGAGGAACTGAAGCGGCTCACCCTCTCGGAGACGCGCCGTCACCG
Protein-coding regions in this window:
- a CDS encoding potassium channel family protein → MSTWRRRTIAYLGGLAVVIVIYTVAYHEGMRIYEGERQMFAHSLQVVVETFTTTGFGSDAPWDTTEMNLLVVAMDLTGVLLIFMALPAFVFPLFEETLSTTPPSSIEDVSDHVVVCAHTARGRVLRNELVAFDVPYVFVVADENEASDLHDDGEPVVHGDPEQVETLRAAGVDEAAALVADADDETNASIVLSAREVSEDLQVLSLVEDEDVADYHRYAGADEVVSPRRALGRSLGAKATQTVSDELGEAIEIGEEFEMAELLVHRDSPLAGKTVTESRIGERTGANIVGAWVRGEFESPPAPDRVLDEHTVILVAGRNEQLEELKRLTLSETRRHRRGPIIVAGYGVVGRSVAETLASTDDVVVVDLEDRPGVDVVGDATERSTLEEAGIEEARGVVIALGSDTTTVFTALAVQQVAPEVEVIARANDDESVPKLYRAGAGYVLALSTVSGRMLASHLLDEDVLRPESQIELVRVTAPKLRGQSLADADVRARTGCTVVAIERDGRVVGDVGPDTVVRMDDTVVVTGTDEAVARFGEQFG